One window of Oryza brachyantha chromosome 12, ObraRS2, whole genome shotgun sequence genomic DNA carries:
- the LOC102700666 gene encoding proteasome assembly chaperone 4, translated as MASEELRTSFSDLVVGSSSQTDSQIDSSGDPLSQGGVQITCFTEDLHDVILHFQIIRFSKQIYAWVGCNTAKFGHLYAAATTRPGNGVSVTSVLGGTSDNTGSGMARRLVLKTGLNIVLACNIPKDSPILEAAAERKLIEKLRGLGYARPKAGEANTFTAQ; from the exons ATGGCTTCAGAGGAACTGAGAACAAGCTTTTCAGATTTGGTTGTGGGTTCGTCATCTCAGACAGACAGCCAAATCGATTCTTCAGGTGATCCATTGTCTCAGGGAGGTGTACAAATTACTTGCTTCACAGAGGATCTGCATGACGTTATCCTTCATTTTCAGATAATAAGGTTCTCTAAGCAG ATCTATGCTTGGGTTGGATGCAACACAGCGAAGTTTGGCCATCTATATGCAGCTGCAACCACTCGTCCG GGTAATGGAGTGAGTGTCACCTCTGTACTAGGAGGAACCTCTGATAACACTGGTTCAGGCATGGCTCGTCGCTTAG TGCTGAAGACAGGTTTAAACATAGTTCTCGCATGCAACATTCCAAAAGACAGTCCCATTCTCGAG GCTGCTGCAGAGAGGAAGCTGATAGAGAAATTGAGAGGTTTAGGTTATGCCAGACCCAAAGCAGGAGAGGCCAACACTTTCACGGCACAATGA
- the LOC102700387 gene encoding 2-oxoisovalerate dehydrogenase subunit alpha 2, mitochondrial isoform X1, with translation MAPWLPRASSQLARRAARRLLSGPPPPPSSSQHRHCPPSAPWLLGSMPPVLGASPAAAAGDRRGFCSVRRFTGESSAAAAAAAVEEPENGLVAGDDHQQMAVDFPGGKVSFVAEMNFLPESQKERINCYRVLDDDGRTISGSRFQEVSKELALKMYSEMVTLQVMDTIFFEAQRQGRISFYLTSHGEEAINIASAAALTIDDIVLPQYREPGVLLWRGFTLQEFANQCFGNKLDYGKGRQMPIHYGSNRLNYFTVSSPIATQLPHAVGAAYSLKMDKKDACTITYFGDGGTSEGDFHAALNFAAVMEAPVIFFCRNNGWAISTPTSEQFRSDGAVIRGQAYGMRSIRVDGNDALAVYSAVHAAREMAVKEGRPILVEALTYRVGHHSTSDDSTKYRPVDEIEHWRTARDPISRYRKWVQGNGWWNDEDESELRNNVRQELLKAIQVAERMPKPPLAELFTDVYDEIPSNLREQERLLRDTIKKHPADYPADVHV, from the exons ATGGCGCCGTGGCTGCCGAGGGCGTCgtcccagctcgcgcgccgtGCGGCGAGGAGGCTGCTTTCcggccccccgccgccgccgtcgtcgtcccagCATCGTCACTGCCCTCCCTCCGCCCCGTGGCTCCTCGGCTCGATGCCGCCGGTTCTTGGGgcgtctccggcggcggcggcgggagaccGCCGGGGGTTCTGCTCCGTCCGGCGTTTCACCGGGgagagcagcgccgccgccgccgccgccgccgtcgaggaacCGGAGAACGGGTTGGTGGCCGGTGATGATCACCAG CAGATGGCAGTAGATTTCCCTGGAGGAAAGGTCTCCTTTGTTGCTGAAATGAACTTCCTTCCAGAGTCTCAGAAGGAAAGGATCAACTGTTACCGTGTTCTCGATGACGATGGCAGAACAATATCTGGTAGCAGATTCCAAGAG GTCAGTAAGGAGTTGGCTTTGAAGATGTACAGTGAAATGGTTACCCTCCAGGTGATGGATACAATCTTCTTTGAAGCTCAGAGGCAGGGAAGAATCTCATTCTACCTCACTTCACATGGTGAGGAGGCAATCAACAtagcttctgctgctgcactTACTATTGATGACATTGTACTGCCTCAG TACAGGGAACCTGGTGTTCTTCTATGGCGTGGCTTCACATTGCAGGAATTTGCGAACCAGTGCTTTGGGAATAAGCTGGACTATGGTAAAGGGAGGCAAATGCCAATTCACTATGGATCAAACCGTCTAAATTATTTCACGGTCTCATCACCTATCGC TACCCAGCTCCCTCATGCTGTTGGAGCTGCGTACTCTTTGAAGATGGACAAGAAAGATGCATGCACCATCACATATTTTGGTGATGGCGGCACAAGTGAG GGAGACTTCCATGCAGCACTCAACTTTGCTGCAGTTATGGAAGCGCCGGTGATCTTCTTCTGCCGCAACAATGGCTGGGCAATCAGCACCCCAACTAGTGAACAGTTCAGAA GTGATGGGGCTGTTATCCGTGGTCAGGCTTATGGAATGCGCAGCATCAGAGTAGATGGCAACGATGCACTTGCTGTGTACAGCGCAGTTCATGCAGCCAGGGAAATGGCTGTCAAGGAAGGGAGACCAATTTTAGTTGAG GCACTAACTTACCGAGTTGGTCATCACTCGACATCCGATGACTCAACCAAGTACAGGCCAGTTGATGAGATCGAGCATTGGCGAACAGCACGAGATCCGATTTCCAGGTACAGAAAATGGGTTCAGGGGAACGGCTGGTGGAATGATGAGGATGAATCTGAACTCAGGAACAATGTGAGACAAGAG CTTCTGAAAGCCATTCAGGTAGCAGAAAGAATGCCGAAACCACCACTTGCTGAACTATTCACCGATGTTTATGATGAAATTCCTTCCAACCTACGGGAGCAAGAGCGTTTGCTGCGGGACACAATCAAGAAGCACCCTGCAGACTACCCAGCTGATGTGCATGTTTAG
- the LOC102700387 gene encoding 2-oxoisovalerate dehydrogenase subunit alpha 2, mitochondrial isoform X2: MAPWLPRASSQLARRAARRLLSGPPPPPSSSQHRHCPPSAPWLLGSMPPVLGASPAAAAGDRRGFCSVRRFTGESSAAAAAAAVEEPENGLVAGDDHQMAVDFPGGKVSFVAEMNFLPESQKERINCYRVLDDDGRTISGSRFQEVSKELALKMYSEMVTLQVMDTIFFEAQRQGRISFYLTSHGEEAINIASAAALTIDDIVLPQYREPGVLLWRGFTLQEFANQCFGNKLDYGKGRQMPIHYGSNRLNYFTVSSPIATQLPHAVGAAYSLKMDKKDACTITYFGDGGTSEGDFHAALNFAAVMEAPVIFFCRNNGWAISTPTSEQFRSDGAVIRGQAYGMRSIRVDGNDALAVYSAVHAAREMAVKEGRPILVEALTYRVGHHSTSDDSTKYRPVDEIEHWRTARDPISRYRKWVQGNGWWNDEDESELRNNVRQELLKAIQVAERMPKPPLAELFTDVYDEIPSNLREQERLLRDTIKKHPADYPADVHV; the protein is encoded by the exons ATGGCGCCGTGGCTGCCGAGGGCGTCgtcccagctcgcgcgccgtGCGGCGAGGAGGCTGCTTTCcggccccccgccgccgccgtcgtcgtcccagCATCGTCACTGCCCTCCCTCCGCCCCGTGGCTCCTCGGCTCGATGCCGCCGGTTCTTGGGgcgtctccggcggcggcggcgggagaccGCCGGGGGTTCTGCTCCGTCCGGCGTTTCACCGGGgagagcagcgccgccgccgccgccgccgccgtcgaggaacCGGAGAACGGGTTGGTGGCCGGTGATGATCACCAG ATGGCAGTAGATTTCCCTGGAGGAAAGGTCTCCTTTGTTGCTGAAATGAACTTCCTTCCAGAGTCTCAGAAGGAAAGGATCAACTGTTACCGTGTTCTCGATGACGATGGCAGAACAATATCTGGTAGCAGATTCCAAGAG GTCAGTAAGGAGTTGGCTTTGAAGATGTACAGTGAAATGGTTACCCTCCAGGTGATGGATACAATCTTCTTTGAAGCTCAGAGGCAGGGAAGAATCTCATTCTACCTCACTTCACATGGTGAGGAGGCAATCAACAtagcttctgctgctgcactTACTATTGATGACATTGTACTGCCTCAG TACAGGGAACCTGGTGTTCTTCTATGGCGTGGCTTCACATTGCAGGAATTTGCGAACCAGTGCTTTGGGAATAAGCTGGACTATGGTAAAGGGAGGCAAATGCCAATTCACTATGGATCAAACCGTCTAAATTATTTCACGGTCTCATCACCTATCGC TACCCAGCTCCCTCATGCTGTTGGAGCTGCGTACTCTTTGAAGATGGACAAGAAAGATGCATGCACCATCACATATTTTGGTGATGGCGGCACAAGTGAG GGAGACTTCCATGCAGCACTCAACTTTGCTGCAGTTATGGAAGCGCCGGTGATCTTCTTCTGCCGCAACAATGGCTGGGCAATCAGCACCCCAACTAGTGAACAGTTCAGAA GTGATGGGGCTGTTATCCGTGGTCAGGCTTATGGAATGCGCAGCATCAGAGTAGATGGCAACGATGCACTTGCTGTGTACAGCGCAGTTCATGCAGCCAGGGAAATGGCTGTCAAGGAAGGGAGACCAATTTTAGTTGAG GCACTAACTTACCGAGTTGGTCATCACTCGACATCCGATGACTCAACCAAGTACAGGCCAGTTGATGAGATCGAGCATTGGCGAACAGCACGAGATCCGATTTCCAGGTACAGAAAATGGGTTCAGGGGAACGGCTGGTGGAATGATGAGGATGAATCTGAACTCAGGAACAATGTGAGACAAGAG CTTCTGAAAGCCATTCAGGTAGCAGAAAGAATGCCGAAACCACCACTTGCTGAACTATTCACCGATGTTTATGATGAAATTCCTTCCAACCTACGGGAGCAAGAGCGTTTGCTGCGGGACACAATCAAGAAGCACCCTGCAGACTACCCAGCTGATGTGCATGTTTAG
- the LOC102700102 gene encoding 3'(2'),5'-bisphosphate nucleotidase-like — protein sequence MSPPPPAAGNPYRAEHAAAKKAVALAARLCQKVQQDLLKLDVQTKADRTPVTVADYGSQVLVSLVLKMELPSETFSMVAEEDSEDLRKDGAEEILEHITKLVNETVMDDGSYSITLSKEDVLVALDGGRSEGGPSGRHWILDPIDGTKGFIRGDQYAIALALLDKGKVVLGAMACPNLPFKSIGNHNGGSSGDQVGALFSATIGCGATVETLEGSQRQKISVCSINNPVDASFFEPYEIRHSMRDCTSSIAKKLGIQAPPVRIDSQAKYAAIARGDGAIYWRFPHNRSRLTVWDHASGSIIVTEAGGLVKDASGNDLDFSKGRHLGHEGGIIATNKYLMPLVVEAAQEAMKQEGILG from the exons atgtcgccgccgccgccggccgccggcaaCCCGTACAGGGCggagcacgccgccgccaagaaggccgtcgccctcgccgcgcgcctctGCCAG AAAGTGCAGCAGGACCTCTTGAAATTGGACGTTCAAACTAAGGCAGACAGAACCCCTGTGACAGTCGCCGACTATG GGTCACAAGTATTGGTAAGTCTGGTCCTGAAGATGGAATTACCTTCTGAAACATTTTCCATGGTGGCAGAAGAG GATTCAGAGGACCTGAGGAAAGATGGAGCTGAAGAGATTTTGGAACATATCACCAAACTCGTAAATGAAACCGTCATGGATGATGGTTCATACAGCATCACATTATCCAAGGAAGATGTGCTGGTGGCACTTGATGGTGGAAGATCTGAAGGAGGTCCTTCTGGGAGACATTGGATATTGGATCCAATAGATGGAACCAAAGG TTTCATAAGGGGAGACCAATACGCAATTGCACTTGCATTACTTGACAAAGGCAAAGTAGTTTTGGGAGCAATGGCATGCCCAAATCTTCCTTTCAAATCAATAGGAAATCACAATGGTGGATCTTCTGGAGATCAAGTCGGTGCCCTCTTTTCTGCTACAATTGGCTGTGGAGCTACAGTTGAGACATTAGAGGGCTCTCAGCGACAAAAG ATCAGTGTGTGCTCTATAAACAATCCTGTGGATGCCTCATTCTTTGAACCTTATGAAATAAGACACTCCATGCGTGACTGCACTTCATCAATTGCAAAG AAACTTGGTATTCAGGCTCCTCCAGTTAGAATTGATAGCCAAGCAAAATATGCTGCTATAGCCCGAGGTGACGGTGCCATTTATTGGCGCTTTCCACACAATCGTAGCAGACTAACTGTATGGGATCATGCATCTGGGTCTATTATTGTCACAG AAGCTGGAGGTTTGGTAAAAGATGCTTCAGGAAACGATTTGGATTTCTCTAAAGGTAGACATCTTGGTCATGAAGGTGGCATTATTGCAAcaaacaaatatttgatgccatTAGTTGTAGAAGCTGCCCAAGAGGCTATGAAGCAGGAAGGAATACTAGGCTAA